From a region of the Candidatus Dadabacteria bacterium genome:
- a CDS encoding rod shape-determining protein: protein MLDRFLEYFSNDLAIDLGTANTLVYLKGKGIVSNEPSVVAVQHIPGQKSRLIAVGRQAREMVGRTPDSIKAIRPLRDGVIADFEAAQKMIEYFIKKSNGNKRSLVRPRVIISVPLQITEVEKRAVRESAEAAGARKVYLIEETMCAAIGSGIEVDRPSGNMVVDIGGGTTGIAVISLSGIVVSKSIKIGGDRMDEAIQQWLRKSHNIVIGYRTAEELKKKFSSLPEINTSKKTQLKVTGRNNISGVPSMLTIDSEEIGEAVEETINQIVDAIMQTLEETPPELSADVFESGITLAGGGSLLRGLRDRIEQKTGIQIKRAEHPLDCVVIGSGKALEDIDFLNSIAI from the coding sequence ATATTGGACAGGTTTCTGGAATATTTTTCAAACGACTTGGCAATCGACCTCGGAACTGCAAATACCCTTGTATACCTCAAAGGCAAGGGGATAGTGTCTAACGAACCGTCGGTGGTAGCGGTGCAGCACATTCCAGGACAGAAATCAAGGCTCATCGCTGTAGGAAGACAGGCCAGGGAGATGGTAGGAAGAACCCCCGATTCGATTAAAGCCATAAGACCTCTTCGCGACGGTGTTATCGCCGACTTCGAAGCGGCGCAGAAAATGATCGAGTATTTCATAAAGAAATCCAACGGCAATAAAAGAAGCTTAGTGCGCCCGAGAGTAATAATATCGGTTCCCCTTCAGATTACCGAAGTAGAGAAAAGAGCCGTAAGAGAATCAGCCGAGGCGGCGGGAGCCAGAAAAGTATATCTCATTGAAGAAACAATGTGCGCCGCCATAGGGTCTGGGATAGAAGTGGATAGGCCCTCGGGCAACATGGTGGTCGACATAGGAGGCGGTACCACAGGAATAGCAGTTATCTCACTATCCGGGATAGTCGTGAGTAAATCAATCAAAATCGGCGGAGACAGGATGGACGAAGCCATACAGCAGTGGCTGAGAAAAAGTCACAACATAGTAATCGGATACAGGACAGCAGAGGAACTTAAGAAAAAGTTCTCTTCACTCCCGGAGATAAACACCAGCAAAAAGACGCAGTTGAAAGTAACCGGAAGAAACAACATTTCCGGCGTTCCTTCAATGCTTACAATTGACTCGGAAGAAATCGGAGAGGCAGTAGAAGAAACCATAAACCAGATAGTCGACGCAATCATGCAGACTTTGGAGGAAACCCCGCCAGAACTCTCCGCGGACGTCTTTGAATCGGGAATAACGCTAGCCGGAGGCGGCTCGCTTCTAAGAGGGCTGCGCGACCGCATAGAGCAAAAAACCGGCATACAGATAAAAAGGGCCGAGCACCCCCTCGATTGCGTCGTTATTGGTTCCGGAAAAGCTCTCGAAGATATAGATTTTCTAAACTCCATCGCTATATAA